The genomic stretch AACGAGTTGTACGTTAATATTCGCATTGATTTTCGTAGGAGAATTGGAAAAGGGCTTCGGTCAGAGATCTTTCATAAGTTATACCGATTTCACTTTTGGCAATGGCCTTTGTGCTTAAATCCACGATATGATGGTCAAATGTTGCGAGCACCTTTATTCAACAACTGCAGCTGGTACAGTCACAGAAGGTTCGAAATTTCATTACGGTATGATGGAAAAATTCCTGAAAAAATCCTGCGAGTAGTCTGAATTAACCACACGAAATAGGAGCGCCTATTATCGCTGCATTTTCCGAAAGTACAAGTACCTCAAACACTTGAATTTACCAGAACCAACCGATTGAATTTCAGACTGAAACGGGTGGTTCGTACTTTCAGATAGTCAAATACATAAGAATAATCGAAATTCCTTCAGGTCGAGAATGCAGATTCATTTCTGAAGCGACGATAGTCAAACATATGCTAAAAACGTGGTAAGGTTTGTTATATTTGGCATTTCATTTACATACCTGTATGTGTAAacaaaatacatatttacgtatataattatgtacTTGAGACCGCGAGTTAGCGTGCAGATATCTATGCCCTTTCGTCAAACATACGTAGGTACTTCAACACTGCGAAGGCGAGTGCGTAGATGCATGGTGAATATCGATAGGAGTATACGCGCAGCATGCACGTATCAGAGTTGGGATCGCGTACAAGCTTCTATCGCTTTCGTAACGTAAGAAACCTTGAGGTTTACGCAACGGAACGTAAGAAAGTGAAATTGCGCTGAGAGTTCATTCATTCCAAGCGAGTGAAACGAGGATACGGCCAGTATTCAAGCAGTCTATAATACTCGATATTTATAACTTCGCGAACGGGTATAAAGAATACGCTGGCAATCACACTGGATTCTTTGTTCCCCAAAATAAACCGACAATAATGTGGATAACGgagatataaaaatatgattctACAAAAGTATGAAGCGGAGAATTCACCAAACTCCAAGACGCGTGAAACCCTGCGACAATAATCATTCAAGGGAAAATATCCGGCTGGTCTTTACGATCTTACCTCGGAAGGATTGGTGAGAGCAGTCTTAAGAATGGTACCATTGACGAGGTGACCGGCGTGCCCCTGATGACCTTGAACACTCTGATGCCCAGAGGCAGGCTGCTGAGAGGTATTCTGTGATTCCGGACCGGATGAGCCTTTGTGATGCTGCATGAGGGCCCCGGCCAATTGCCCGTGTTGCTGATTATGCtgcgccgccgccgccgcagCCTGTATGTGTTTCTCCAGCATCGTCGGCGCCATTGTACCCTTGGTCGCATTCAAAGACCCGGAACCATTTATTCCGCCCGTACCGCCAAGACCAACGCCGACGTTCATTCCCTTGTTCGTCTTCTTGTGTTTCTTGTACTTCACCTGTACATCGATACACAAATCACACACATCGATCGAATTTATTAATCTAAGTAGGTATACGTCCACAATGGAGCCCAAAAATCACCACCATTGGTATGATTTGTCCAAACACAGTGATCGGCATACTTTCACAATTAAATTCTTTCAACGCAGCTGAACTAAACTCGTTCAATGATCGATTTGCTATTTTACCAAGAATACTGTAAGTTGTTTTTCCAACATTGGATTTGGTTACAATACTTCCAATTCACTCGAACAAACCACACTTGAAACAGTTTTAACGTTTATTCGTTAAATCTTTCAACGTGCGAATCGCGTTGCTGCATTCATATAGATGGAAATCGAATGTTGGAACGAATGACGAATGGATGCATGAATTTACCTTGTAGAGGTTGTAGACAGCTCCGGAGTTGCGACCACCCGGCATTCTGTCCTCGCGAACCGCTTGGAGTACCATACCCTGTTCGATGCACTTTTTGAACCGACAGTATTGACACCGGTTCCGTTGGGCTTTCGTGATTTCACAAATGCCTTCGGCCACGCATGTGTATACTCTCCGATTCTGAACGGTTCTCTTGAAGAAACCCTTGCATCTGTAAACGTGAAACTTGTTCGTAAAGTCCAAAGATTTCGCTAATTATTGTTCTTCCGCTTCTTTCCTCGTTACGATATTATCCGTAAACGCAACGCTCTCCTTTTAATAATTCTCAATACGCGTTACCTACGATAATAATATCTGTTGAGGATAATGAACGAAGTTGTTACCAAGTTACTGATCTCAAGTTCATCTAAACTTTAAACAGTGAGGATATGATGTATATTTTCATAGCTGCCCTTGCTTCGGTTTATCCTACTGTGACTACTGCCGTGAGTAGAACAAACTAATCATTATGATAGTAGCCTAATCGCCATTTCATTAAAAACTAAACCAGCGTCGTTAATATCAAGCATGAAGCTAATGGCCCTGGTGaagatttgtttatttctagCAGGTATTCGAGAATCCTTGAAAGTAGGCTATACTTGAACACGATTAAAATATCGTTTGTTAttgacaaatttgaaaattaacaacaTAAGAAATGAGCTGAAATCGGTTAAACTTGTGGTTATAAGGTCAGAAAGTAACGACCAGCATACCGCAACAGGTATCCGATAACCCTTAATTACCAGCCTATCAATCAGTGCTGAATCGTGACGTTAAAAGCACGAATCGACGACGAGTCACTTGAACCGAGTGACAGAATTCGATATTGACACACGCACACAACGAAACGTTGACTTACCCCTCGCAGGTAATAATGCCGTAATGGAGTCCCGTCGCTTTGTCCTCGCAGATCATGCATATCATCGGCTGTTCCTCCTCCTCGTGTTCCTGAGGCTGAAGAGACGGCGCCGATGGTGTTTGCGAGGGTGCCTCCGTCGTGACCATGTTACCATTTCTCGACCAAGGCTGGCTGGAACTCGCGGTAAGGTTGAGTGCTTGGATCTGCTGCGCAGCGGGGAGTTGAGAGAGATCGCCGGCCCACAGGCGTTCCATGTTCAGCGGGGGTCCGAAGGATTGCGACGTGCCCGGCGGTTTCCCCCTCGGTTCGGACCTGAGGTTCAGAAGGACGTGGGCCGCTGACTCCTCGGACGTGGAACTCGAGGCGGTTGTCGCTGTCCAGGAGGCGGTAGGAGTTGGCGTAGGTTCCAACGGTGGCACGGACCAAATCATCGTCCGAACGCCGCCGACCTCGCCCATGATCACCGATGGAGCCGGTCGCGGCGTAGCCGGGGCGACTCTTTGAGCAGGTGGTTTCATCCCTTCGTCTGAACAggaggaaaagaattttttctgttcaaaCGATCGCTCGAGCTTCTTGTTTCAGTAGAGAAGATGTGCCGGTCTTGGTCTCAGCTGAGTACCATTTGTGGCCACATTCATTACGTCTAATCGAAGAATATGATCACAAATGGTACGGAGGTACTTTGACCAACGTATAAACACTCACGTTCAAACAATACGGTATCGAAAACCTCTGCTCAAAACTTGCTCGGAGTCGTATTTTAGTCATGTATCAGGTAATTGAAGAGATTTCATTTAATTCGAAAAGAATTGTATCGGAGAACTATTATTTGTCACGTTCAATGAAACTTTGTTGTAATTATCTTGATACTTTTCAAACCATAAAATTAGATTGTTTCACAAGATTTCACGAGTTCAACAAGTctagaaaattaattctatAACAATATTTGCTCGTGATTTAGAAACAACGTGTAATATCTACCTGACGATACGAGTAAACGAGTCATTGCAAATAAtattatcttgaataaataattatacgagTAAGATGCACTTCATCTTGTCCCATGTGTTCCTGATACAATCATTGATTTGAGTTTGGCACATTCTCCCGCTCCTCGAACTCATTATAAGATGTTATTGTTAGTTCTGACATATAtagtttctaatttttcaaaccatcCTGTTgctgagaaaataaattatttaggCCGAGTTATTTCCCCGATCGCTCCCCATggcgtgataaaaattttatatgcACTTCATGTTAATTGAAGAAGTAATATATCTAGTCAAAGTTGATTATCGTAAAAGCCGACGATGCTCGAACGATAAACTATTTCAGGATGCCGTGAACAGAACTTTgaattgtctgaaaaaatCCTCATACATCCTCCCACATGCTTCTTCTTACAAATCATTCTACTTACTCGACGCACCGGTTGCGCTGGATAGGTTTTGTCCAAAGTTCACAGCACTGCTGATCACTCCGTTTAGCAGTCTTGTGTCGTAGCCCTGAACGCCACGGTTCTGGCTCCAGAATTGATGATGGGCTAGTATGTGGGAAGGGACCGTTGGCGCCCGTTGCCGGGGTCCAGGCTGCTGATTGGCACACGAACTCGAACCAGAACCGGAACTAGCACCAGAACCACAGCCACCGGCGGGCCCACCGCCACCGGGATTGCCGGTACCAGGGCTCGGGCTCTCGATCCGATTGACACTCGGCGAAGGGGTGCGGTGACTAGGGTGGCTCGATCCATCCCCGCGGCCTCCGCCGTCGAAGACCGAGTTGTCCGACTCTTCCTTGGGCTGCACCAGGTAGTGGCTATTCGTGCCCCGATCGGGGGTTTCGCCGCGGTGAATTTCACGCGGGGTCGGGCTTGTGAACACGTTGGTGTGACTTTGGAGCGGCGATACGGGCGACGCGCTAGCTGCCGGAGTGCAAAACCGCTCCTCAGCACCCCTGGAGCTCGCCGCCTCGGGGAAGACGGAGTCGGGTGAGGCGCGGTCGGCCGTCACCTCCCTCGTGTCCGTGCCCCTCAGGTCTCGCAGGTCCCGAGTATCCCGGGGAGTCCCGGGACTCGGGCTGCTACGAATGCATTCCGTCTTCACTTTGACCACTGGACAGCCCGGCGAGCCTGGCATATTGTCCGGCGACGAAGTCGACGTGTCAGCTGCGCTTTCCCCTGAAACAGGAGAAACGATCTTAGATGGTGATTATTTAGATTTTTAAGGACTGCCATGTTCCGAGTgactgtttattttttttttggttttttttattcacgcaGCTGAAAGTGGATGTACCGATTTACCAAATCCTCGTATGTTcgataattacaaaatatcgGTGAGTAATACGGTTGGCGACATTCACGTAACggaattcataaaaaaaattcaaaactgaCGCAAGAAAAAGGATATTAAATTAGAGCCACGTTGGCGATTCAGTTCAGAGACAAGACGATTACCTTTATGCATAATTCCGACGTATATTGAAAACGGTTTTCCAAATAATACAGTCTCTGATCTAATTACGCGAACTACCTTTTCGATTGTACTCGAAACATGAGGAAGGCGACATTATATTACCGATCTGTTATGTATTTTCACATTGGATTAAACCTGTGACGAAAGTTTTGTTTCACACACAGGAGCCGAGTGTTATAATCTATAAATAGACCTGAGACCCTCCAGCAATTCCCATCGGTGTAATAGCAGTTTCCAATTATCGCTATCATCGGCAAATTGACGATTAGCAACGCGAACTCGCTCTGTGTTGAGGATGGCAGCGCTGTGCCTGTGGCGTAGGTCATGGGAGGAATGCGGTTGACAAGGTCGATTGTTCGCCGTCCCTGAGCCCTGAGGCCAACTGTAATATTAGCTTATGACAATGCAGTGATCGTGTCGTGAGTAAGCTTTATCTACTGCCAATGATACGGTTAACTACTGTGATGTATGTGTCTCACACAGTTCCCTAAGTTGTACGTACGTACTTAAATGTATAATGCCAAGTTATTAAACTGGTTATCCAACAGTTGCGTTCCTGATCTACGCAACGTGATGTCGTAAGTATATCAACGAAATAATTTGACATCAAGAATTATACGCCTGTACTATTTTACGGTACGTTTGCAAAATGACATCTTATCAATCGCTTTGGAGCATATACATTTGTGAAGTATTGCACTGCACGGacagataattattattctgtgaATCGCGAGCTGCGGAGTTTACGATCATTCCAACAAACGGCAAAAAATTGAACGGAATTGATTACCATACTTGTAATACCTGTTTCGCCAAATTTTCGAACTGAGTACACGTGTTTCTAGTGAGAATTTATTCGCTTCAATCCATGTATTCGTTTCCATCAGCGCAAATGTAACCTTTCGCTGCTTAttcgatttaatttttcattgcaatTGCAAATCCGATTTAGTTCTATTTATCCGAATGAATTCGAACCAATTTTTCGAGCGAGTTAACTAAttcatgaatttatttatattcggGGTGCACTTAGGTATAAATAAGAGTTCTAGCGACGGTAAACTCCAAGTCGGGCATGTCCTGCGCCTATGTCCGTCCAATCCTTCGGTTTATTCAGGTTTTTCTGAGCGATGCCGGATGATTTCGATATAGGCGACGGTATATGTTTCGTTCCATTCCACAGTTTGTATCAAAGTGAATTTTCCAGGTTGAATAGAACGTAAAAAGAAGCCGATAGTTATCTGTAAAACCTTACTTGTAAAACCAAACGACAAAACTACCTACTCAACCAAATAAATCATGATATTATTGTATTTAGTGTACAGATTTGtgaataattgttataaataagccatttgacaaatttatatatgtatttatgtaccTAATCTGACAAAATATTAACCTCAAGCAGTTTTTGAAGATGTAATTGTAGGAATTGTTTTGTATTGAAAAGTAAAAGCAAAATTCCTTTCTATTCGTTTCTACACTCGGATCACTTTATTTTCGATTCGTACTTGTACGGATTACCCGATAAAGAAACTAGGTTGgatcgaattaaaaaatcacaatccgTTTCAATTCTTTTCCGTTTTTGGAATTCCAGCATAATTTCCAACACATCTCAGCCTTCACGGTGTAGGAGTAAAAGCCGAACGgagattgcaaaatatttgaaacatcGATACTCGAAGCACGATTTACAGGCCACGGTTCGACACAGGATCATTGTTCGTTTATCTAGTTATTATCCATTCCCCTCGTCGCGGTTTCGGTACAGTTAGAGATCACGGTCAGCCAGAGAATCGGATTCGACGGTCCGTACTTCCTGTGACTCTTTGTTCGGCCGAATGCGTGGACattaacgatttttattgCAGAGCTCGTGATAGTTTTTCACGAGGATCCCGTGAATCATCTATGCTTCATTGTCGCAGAACGTTACTTTGACCCCCACATACTATACATGTACCTTTCGTAATGCCGTTTCTGCACCGGGGCAACGACACCAGAAGAAGTCGCACAACGCGGTCTCAAGTTCCGCATGATGACCCGCACGCAGGAAATTGCGTCGTACCTAAACCGCTGCATACGTGCAAGCCCAGGTCCATGACGACAAATTTTCACCTGTTGCTTCAGCGTGTCTTTATCTGCACGTTATTTCTAGCCTCTCATGCTGTTTTATAGAggtaaaaaacgaaatctTATCACAAAAACACCTTTCTATAAGCAAACTGCGGCATGATGCACCCACCTGAGAAACTGTGGGAGACAACTATCTTCATGTTATTTTACGAAAATCATGCAGGACAGGTGCACGGTAAGCGAGTAGAAACTTTTTCGTAATCGTGACTACAGTAATTAGGCAAGGGACAATTCGTTGTGTCGCGTTGTCGCGTGAAAGTTGCGTACAAAAGTACTACCTTACGGTTTTTAACCGAATAATAACCGGCGTATTAAACAGTCTTTGATAGTATAATTGAGGATGCGGGAAACCAGATCAGGTTCAACCGATCGCATTAATGCCAAACTATGAATAACACAAAATCAAGCCAGTGATGAGAATACTTGTAATATCAGTCTAGCTAACGAAGATGAAGAATGAAGATTAGTTCCCAAATGTATGAAAACGTAAATTCACTCCGTACGTATTGTATAATCTACACTGTCAACGAGTAAaagtataaagtaaaaaatgtcgTAAGATAGCATTTAATTCAAACGGCAGATCGGTAATTTccatcttcaattttcaaagcaAAATTGACTGAAAAGTGTAAGTTCGTGATCGAAACTCCACGGGCCTGCTTAGCTGGCACATACACATCGCGATACGGTACGTGCAAGATAGAAGTAGATACCAAACGTTACATGATATCAGGCTGCATTCGATACGGTCGTATCTGCAAAGTAATTAATAGCATTCCACGATTATTCGCAAGCCGCGTCGCGGAGTCGCCGCGATGACGGAACGGACGATTGTAGGCAGATATGATGGTCCGCCGCTGTCTGACCTGTGCGAGGCTAAACCCCTGAATTATCAGTAGTACAGACCGTATTGCGTCGCGCACGGCAGAAGTGGTAAAAGTCGGGATGGTCAGCCGCGCCGCTTTGCATCGGCAGTGACGGCGCGGCGGTAGAAATCGATtagaaaaaattcgacaaagTCTGACTGTCGATGAAGTTTTGACAATTTGAACGAATCGTAATGTACATACTATACGATATACTTTCCGATGGCATTCGTCGATCAAATTTGCATTTGAAgcattgattgaaatttttgttcttgcACAGTCAATCCGAATAATTGGAATCTTTGTCGGAATGACCTGTAGATACATTGTACAAGGGCATTGTACAACTGTATTGGTGTAGGACTAATATGGCCAGACTCCGAGTTAATCCCgatatttgttgaaatttataagGTGCCCTACGAAGTAAAGGTGCATATCACGTATACACGTTCTTTGCGAATTCATACGCCATGAATCATTAAATTTAGTCGACCAAAACCTGCACTCAGTTTTTCATTGGGTTTAATTGAACAAAGTGTCAAAGTTTCACCCGGATGAATATCGAGGCTAGATTTATTATAGTACTTAATCGGCGCAAAGTTTGACGGTTATAAGGTTGGGTTTAATTATCCGCGTGGTGTCAGAACGTCCGAATCAGTGCAGTGTGACGAGATAAACCCGAGACgtaatatatatccttcacaTCACCGATTTGAAGGACGCGTGTCCTTCGCATAAGAATGCTAAAAATACGAGCGAAGTTTCGTGAATCCTTGGTCCTTGGTGGAtaagaaattttaaacaatatcTATTTTATGCTCGCAGTGCTTACGAGCAAGGTGACCAAACATTACTAGTCTTTTCTCGTCTGCACCGTGCAGCATTAGAACATGCCAACAGCGTATCCTAGTTCCAACGGAGTGCAATTATCCGAACTCAAagttattcaattatacgaaaCGCGACTAAAGTTTGCGCTTGACGGTCCTATAATAGAGATTTCGCGCAAAGACAAAAATACCGCGAACTATTGAGAGATTCGCATAATTGGTGGTATACGAGTGACGATTTGATGCAACGTTATAGCTGCAGATATGGTGCAAGTAGAAAAACTATAACTGTAGATGAATCCAGGAAGCGCCGAATTAACGCAATGCAACCACACACGCCTCGTTGACCCAAAGAGTAGTTTATTCGAGTGCATTAATTCAGGGAATGAAAGATGGGAAGCAGAAGCTGGAAGTTTGATAGAGGTGAGAATAAATGTGAATAGAAAGATGACGTTTTGCGTGATATAATCAATTTGGAGCAAGATGTTGTTTCCATCTGGAGACGAATAACCCCGAAGGGAAATAGATAGTTACAGAGTAAGCTCTTACCATCACTACTGCATCTGGAATCAACCTTTCTCCTTTTCAACTTGAGGTCTTGAAACAAGCTCATGTTGTCTAGCTCACACGGGCTGCTCGTAAGGGTCATAATTCCTGTAAtcataaaataagaaattgcTCAGTAAAGTCCACCTCGTGGGTAAATAGTTATACGATTACTcctcgaggaaaaaaaagagaacaaaagaaaagaattaaatttgaCATCCCAATGCGATGGAGTTTCGTACGGTAACAAATTCTGGAGTTTCACGGATGACTGTAAGTCGATGAGATTAACGTGACAACCTTTATCGGGTGTAAGTATAAGGAAGTTTTCAGATTACGGTTAAATTGCGAGCCAGCTTTGAAGCCGCTAATACGTTGAAAGTGTGGGACGGAATAGATTCAACCATTGAATATCGTGACAACGTAATTATCCTTCTCGCAAAGAATAATCACGATACCTGCACACTGATTTACTCGGGTAACGAATTAGAGCATCGGATGTGTCGACAACGCGCGTTTCTCTCGTACCGGCAAGTACGTCTATAATAAATTACGCCACCAGCTGGCAGGAGATGCGCTTTCTGTGTCGCTGGCTTTAACTCCTCCGGGGTTTCGAGCCGTTCTACGACGAGCAGTTGCAGTCGCAGCTGGTACCAGTTCGCACTCAAGCAACGCACATGTTCGTTGTTTTAAAAAACAACCGATGCCTTCTTTCACTGTTTACGGCATTGACGAAGATTGAACTTACAGCCCCGTACGTTCAACAGGATGATTTCCATCACAGAATTGTTTCAGTTTCTTACAGTTCAAAGCTTGTACTAATCATCAGAATCATACTATCAATAGAATGTGAGGAAATGAAATTCGATGAAAGATAGGAAAGGATGATCGATGTATCGCACAGGAGGATATAAATACCCACTCATCGAATTGAAATATAGACGTAGGTTGAGATGTAAGTATCGTGATCCGTATGTGCATTAATACGTACGAGAACAGGTATATACAGTTTCCGCGATTGCGAAAAAAAGGGATCGTTCAATGAAACAGGCGCGTAAGAGGTACGTATATAAGTGCAAAGCAATCACTGTTGGCATCGAACTTCGAGATGCGTCAACACGCGTTGAATGCCACAGCGTGATAATAAACATGCGTTCAAGGCGATATAAACGTTATGACGAACACATCGTAGTGCAAGaggagaaaggaaaaaacatACCTACTATTATCACTTAGAATGACGaggacgatgacgatgacgaagGATGAAACGACCAGtgcgaaaagaaaagaaaccagagaaaagat from Neodiprion virginianus isolate iyNeoVirg1 chromosome 3, iyNeoVirg1.1, whole genome shotgun sequence encodes the following:
- the LOC124299977 gene encoding hormone receptor 4 isoform X3; translated protein: MTLTSSPCELDNMSLFQDLKLKRRKVDSRCSSDGESAADTSTSSPDNMPGSPGCPVVKVKTECIRSSPSPGTPRDTRDLRDLRGTDTREVTADRASPDSVFPEAASSRGAEERFCTPAASASPVSPLQSHTNVFTSPTPREIHRGETPDRGTNSHYLVQPKEESDNSVFDGGGRGDGSSHPSHRTPSPSVNRIESPSPGTGNPGGGGPAGGCGSGASSGSGSSSCANQQPGPRQRAPTVPSHILAHHQFWSQNRGVQGYDTRLLNGVISSAVNFGQNLSSATGASNEGMKPPAQRVAPATPRPAPSVIMGEVGGVRTMIWSVPPLEPTPTPTASWTATTASSSTSEESAAHVLLNLRSEPRGKPPGTSQSFGPPLNMERLWAGDLSQLPAAQQIQALNLTASSSQPWSRNGNMVTTEAPSQTPSAPSLQPQEHEEEEQPMICMICEDKATGLHYGIITCEGCKGFFKRTVQNRRVYTCVAEGICEITKAQRNRCQYCRFKKCIEQGMVLQAVREDRMPGGRNSGAVYNLYKVKYKKHKKTNKGMNVGVGLGGTGGINGSGSLNATKGTMAPTMLEKHIQAAAAAAQHNQQHGQLAGALMQHHKGSSGPESQNTSQQPASGHQSVQGHQGHAGHLVNGTILKTALTNPSEVVHLRQRLDNAVSSSRDRAFPLDATLAMIQTLIDCDEFQDIATLRNLDELLDHKSDLSEKLCQIGDSIVYKLVQWTKRLPFYLELPVEVHTRLLTHKWHELLVLTTSAYQAIHGQQKWTGVGSDGTSADFTEEVSNNLCTLQTCLTSMMGRPITMDQLRQDVGLMVEKITYVTLMFRQVKLRMEEYVCLKVITMLSQARDGTLELEQIQERYMSCLRSFVEHSAPQQPGRFHDLLVRLPEVQSAAALLLESKMFYVPFLLNSAIQR
- the LOC124299977 gene encoding hormone receptor 4 isoform X1, producing MCAKMSVLQGRHLGIMTLTSSPCELDNMSLFQDLKLKRRKVDSRCSSDGESAADTSTSSPDNMPGSPGCPVVKVKTECIRSSPSPGTPRDTRDLRDLRGTDTREVTADRASPDSVFPEAASSRGAEERFCTPAASASPVSPLQSHTNVFTSPTPREIHRGETPDRGTNSHYLVQPKEESDNSVFDGGGRGDGSSHPSHRTPSPSVNRIESPSPGTGNPGGGGPAGGCGSGASSGSGSSSCANQQPGPRQRAPTVPSHILAHHQFWSQNRGVQGYDTRLLNGVISSAVNFGQNLSSATGASNEGMKPPAQRVAPATPRPAPSVIMGEVGGVRTMIWSVPPLEPTPTPTASWTATTASSSTSEESAAHVLLNLRSEPRGKPPGTSQSFGPPLNMERLWAGDLSQLPAAQQIQALNLTASSSQPWSRNGNMVTTEAPSQTPSAPSLQPQEHEEEEQPMICMICEDKATGLHYGIITCEGCKGFFKRTVQNRRVYTCVAEGICEITKAQRNRCQYCRFKKCIEQGMVLQAVREDRMPGGRNSGAVYNLYKVKYKKHKKTNKGMNVGVGLGGTGGINGSGSLNATKGTMAPTMLEKHIQAAAAAAQHNQQHGQLAGALMQHHKGSSGPESQNTSQQPASGHQSVQGHQGHAGHLVNGTILKTALTNPSEVVHLRQRLDNAVSSSRDRAFPLDATLAMIQTLIDCDEFQDIATLRNLDELLDHKSDLSEKLCQIGDSIVYKLVQWTKRLPFYLELPVEVHTRLLTHKWHELLVLTTSAYQAIHGQQKWTGVGSDGTSADFTEEVSNNLCTLQTCLTSMMGRPITMDQLRQDVGLMVEKITYVTLMFRQVKLRMEEYVCLKVITMLSQARDGTLELEQIQERYMSCLRSFVEHSAPQQPGRFHDLLVRLPEVQSAAALLLESKMFYVPFLLNSAIQR
- the LOC124299977 gene encoding hormone receptor 4 isoform X2 → MCAKMSVLQGRHLGIMTLTSSPCELDNMSLFQDLKLKRRKVDSRCSSDGESAADTSTSSPDNMPGSPGCPVVKVKTECIRSSPSPGTPRDTRDLRDLRGTDTREVTADRASPDSVFPEAASSRGAEERFCTPAASASPVSPLQSHTNVFTSPTPREIHRGETPDRGTNSHYLVQPKEESDNSVFDGGGRGDGSSHPSHRTPSPSVNRIESPSPGTGNPGGGGPAGGCGSGASSGSGSSSCANQQPGPRQRAPTVPSHILAHHQFWSQNRGVQGYDTRLLNGVISSAVNFGQNLSSATDEGMKPPAQRVAPATPRPAPSVIMGEVGGVRTMIWSVPPLEPTPTPTASWTATTASSSTSEESAAHVLLNLRSEPRGKPPGTSQSFGPPLNMERLWAGDLSQLPAAQQIQALNLTASSSQPWSRNGNMVTTEAPSQTPSAPSLQPQEHEEEEQPMICMICEDKATGLHYGIITCEGCKGFFKRTVQNRRVYTCVAEGICEITKAQRNRCQYCRFKKCIEQGMVLQAVREDRMPGGRNSGAVYNLYKVKYKKHKKTNKGMNVGVGLGGTGGINGSGSLNATKGTMAPTMLEKHIQAAAAAAQHNQQHGQLAGALMQHHKGSSGPESQNTSQQPASGHQSVQGHQGHAGHLVNGTILKTALTNPSEVVHLRQRLDNAVSSSRDRAFPLDATLAMIQTLIDCDEFQDIATLRNLDELLDHKSDLSEKLCQIGDSIVYKLVQWTKRLPFYLELPVEVHTRLLTHKWHELLVLTTSAYQAIHGQQKWTGVGSDGTSADFTEEVSNNLCTLQTCLTSMMGRPITMDQLRQDVGLMVEKITYVTLMFRQVKLRMEEYVCLKVITMLSQARDGTLELEQIQERYMSCLRSFVEHSAPQQPGRFHDLLVRLPEVQSAAALLLESKMFYVPFLLNSAIQR